The Lathyrus oleraceus cultivar Zhongwan6 chromosome 5, CAAS_Psat_ZW6_1.0, whole genome shotgun sequence genome includes the window GGGCAAATGTTGTCTCCCATTTCAAGTGTATTGTTCAAGGCATTGTGTCTTAGTTTTCTGCGAATAGtttaaaacataaaaaatatgGTTACTCATTCCATTGCTACTTCGATCATAGTGCTGCATCTCAGCTCTCTCAACAGAAAGAGTTCAATTTGCGAAAACCATCTTCTTGCCATTATGATTTACTTCTTTCGGGATTTTTGACGTTATTGTGTGGCCTTATTGGAATTCCTTCCGCAAATGGGGTCATACCGCGATCTCTGATGCATACGAAAAGCCTCGCAACTCTTAAACATCAGTTGCTTCGTAACAAACTCATGATAACTGCTCTCCAACACAACAAAACAAATAGAACCTGCAACAAACAACAAAGTTAGCAGCAGACACAATGTTCACAAGCTGACTTCAATTTGAAACCAATAGCATGGAAGTTCATTAAATTAACCTTCGGTTCCAATCTTGACAGTATGTTAGCAGTGGCTTATCACCCTTTTTTGCAACTCAAACCGGCAATTCATTAGATGCTACTGAATGCCTTGCTCGTGAAACCGAACTTCCAACCATCCAACGAATTTCACCAAAGTTACAACCTGTGACCTGCAAGACAAACAATTATTCAAAAACAACCAACCTCAGGAAACTTCATACCAGCCCTGACCTATAACAAACCTGCCACAAGGTCACCAAAATTCCAAATTATCTAGTCTAGCTCAAGAGATTTATGGCAGCTCAGTTATGATGACGATTGGGATTCACCTGCATACAATTCAACCCACCATTTGTCTAGTTACAGCAGCTTGTATCATAGGGTGCATCAATCCTGGTATAATGGACCAACCTGGCCTACCACATCCTCCAACCAAACCCAAATATGTCCTGTAGCATGTGGAGAAAACCAACCTGGTTATGCTGCATGAACCATGACCATAGCTTGCTGCAATAATCCAGGTGAAACCATGTTAAACcaatgaagatgaagaagatgcTGATAAAGGTGAAGACGAAGAAGAAAAGCCTAAAACAAAGACAATGAAGGAAACAACTTATGAGTGGGAACTTTTAAATGATGTGAAGGCTGTATGGCTGCGGAGTCCAAAGGAGGTTACAGAGGAAGAGTATACCAAATTCTACAACTCTCTTGCCAAGGATTTTAGCGGCGACAAACCTTTATCATGGAGCCACTTTACTGCTGAAGGTGATGTCGAGTTCAAAGCAGTCCTTTATGCGTCACCAAAAGCACCTCAGGACTTGTACGAAAGTTATcacaattcaaacaaatcaaacttGAAGTTGTATGTTAGACGAGTGTTCATTTCAGATGAATTTGATGAATTGTTGCCTAAGTATCTGAGCTTTTTGATTGGTCTTGTTGATTCAGACACTTTGCCATTGAATGTATCACGAGAAATGCTTCAACAACACAGTAGTCTGAGGACAATAAAAAAGGAAACTTATTAGGAAAGCTCTTGATATGATTCGTAAGCTTGCTGAAGAGGATCCTGATGAGTCCACTGACAAAGAAAAGAAAGGAGAGTCGTCTTCTGAAATTGATGAGAAGAGAGGTCAATACACTAAGTTCTGGAATGAATTTGGAAAATCCATTAAACTTGGTATCATGGAGGATGCCACCAACAGATCTGTTGGTATCACAGTCAGAGCTACTGCCGCAGAAGCAGATATGTTGAACCAGTCCAGTCATTGAACCTGCAGTGAACATACACAAACTCAACACCCTGAATAAAATAGACGGAACAATTGGCGATGGGATTGTTAACCTTACAAATCTCACAGTTTTGGAGCTTTACTCTAATCATTTGACAGGTTTTATTCCTAAGGATATTGGTAACCTTTTGAAATTGGAAAAGTTGCTTTTTCATGTCAACAATTTGACCGGTACGATTCCACCATCGTCGAATCACCATCATATTCACTTGCGATTCATGCATGCAGCATCATGAAGAAATGGAACGGAGTCACAAATGGATTAAGTCTATCATGAGCAATCAAATTCAAGAGAAAACTAACCGAATTGGATTGGCGATGCCGACAGGAGAAAAAGCATCACCCATAACAGGAAGTTGTCCAATCTTTAGGGTCCCTTCAAGATAATGCATCAGGAATTTCACTGCCATCTGAACCTGCAAGATCTGTTAGCTTGGATCTTTCCGAGGCACCAGCGACATCTGCAGCATTCAACATGATCCAATCCTGCAACAACCTACAAGAATCGGTTAGCACAATACCAAATAGAATTTGGCCAATTGCAGACCTCACTCACCCTGCTGCAGCAAGCCCACAAAACCCTGCATTTCAAATCATAATAGGTCAACCTGCAGGGTATTTCAATGCCAAATACATACCAATTCAGAGCAAACTCAAACCAACTCACCATGAAGCTACTAAAATTCAAGGAAGAATCATCAAACCATCCTTCAGATGTTGAAGTCAAACCAAGCTCACCATTTTTTTACTGCGGTAAAAAGGGACACATTAATCAGTCAATTTGCAAAACCTAAAGTGCAAAACCATTAACCAACAGTCAGAGGGAAAAGTCCAAAAACATCCCAAATTGGTATGAGGTCAAAGCAGAGAAGAAAGTCTGTGAAGGATACCTTTTCTTGAATCTAACATGGATAGGGCAATTCAATTTCTGAgcatccaaagtgctttgcagagCTACTTTTGAACACAAGGGCACCAATTTGTAACCCTAATTCACAGAGGATAAATAGAGAGCAAATCAGTAAGAGAAGGAGGAGCACAACAGAAACTgagagaaaaaaaatcaaaagagaaaaaaccctaatttctaaagGTTGGAGGCGGCCACTGTTCACAGAGAAACAAGGAAACGAAAATCAAAGAGAGGACGAACCCTAAGAAAGGCGCAACGAAGGAGAAAGCGGAAGGAGGATCACGTACCTGTTCGTTCACTTCCGAGACATCCTAATCTGGTAGAACTCTTACCTTTTTTTGTTGTTCCGTACTCAGATGCATGTTTACTACTTTCCAAGCCTGATGTATCTCTGCGCGATTGGTGTTTCTTTCACATTGATGATTCTAGTTTGGACTGGGTTTAGGGTTGTGTTTTTGTCGTTTGCACTTTGTCTTCTTCGTAGTACTTAGGTTCGGTTACTGTGAGTAGGGTTTGGGGGGAATAAGCTGAGAAAGGAGAGGTTCGCCTGAGAGAGTTTGAGAGAGAGCGAGGGAGGAAGACGATGGAGACGAGCTTGCTGTTTCcatttccttttttttcttttcttcttttttttaatttttaattatttcttttattatttagtttatttcatttttaacaCAAAATCAGAAAAAttatatgtttttattttcttttattattattatttactttttatttatttaacttaatttgtttttaacagagataataaaacccataaaaatttttgttttgttttttttatttattttaaatctGTTAGCCCAGTTCATATATTTGTGTTAGTATCTCAATAGCAGATAGTAttgagtggtctggtggagaagggtaGTGTGTATATTCTTGAGTGGagagggttcaatactcatgtgtggaactttttgctttttatttgattttatcttcctttagcattttttattcttttagtatgttgattaatatctttttatgtttattacactcatatgttcattttgttGATAATGTatagttgttgtattttaatttagttcaaaaaaccattttttcaaactataaaaatcatacttttctcgatttaatatcgagcccatttttacacccttgtaagtcgattgctttttaagcatcgccatcaacctcacatagcttactcttgggctttcttacaa containing:
- the LOC127086508 gene encoding endoplasmin homolog, whose protein sequence is MKETTYEWELLNDVKAVWLRSPKEVTEEEYTKFYNSLAKDFSGDKPLSWSHFTAEGEDEEEKPKTKTMKETTYEWELLNDVKAVWLRSPKEVTEEEYTKFYNSLAKDFSGDKPLSWSHFTAEGDVEFKAVLYASPKAPQDLYESYHNSNKSNLKLYVRRVFISDEFDELLPKYLSFLIGLVDSDTLPLNVSREMLQQHSSLRTIKKETY